One genomic window of Bacillus mycoides includes the following:
- a CDS encoding YjcZ family sporulation protein, whose amino-acid sequence MSFGGSCGFGGGFALLVVLFILLIIVGCSCWS is encoded by the coding sequence ATGAGTTTCGGCGGTTCTTGTGGTTTTGGTGGAGGTTTCGCATTATTAGTTGTGTTATTTATTTTATTAATTATTGTTGGATGTAGCTGTTGGAGCTAA
- a CDS encoding energy-coupling factor transporter transmembrane component T family protein, producing the protein MHNTYFHRMDGAIKLSLFIFCMTLTFLFFDFRMLLILFIIGCVGLLIAKIQFRKIIVVFSVIFTFSLLNSVMILVITPAYGSELTGTYTSFFHIGYATITYETLFFAATLSLKYFTLLPFTLLFIYTTHPSEFVSSLNKFTIPYKITYAINIALRYIPNIQSEYIIIKHAQEARGVPFEKGEASLWIRMKNRILIFWPLIIHSLERIDTVSNAMDLRGFGKKDKRTWYYAKNAQKVDYITLFVGIIILIIAVYLKVNVFKSFWYPF; encoded by the coding sequence ATGCATAATACATATTTTCATCGTATGGATGGTGCAATTAAGTTATCTTTATTTATATTTTGTATGACTCTTACTTTTTTATTTTTTGATTTTCGTATGTTGCTAATTTTATTTATTATTGGATGTGTAGGCCTCTTAATCGCTAAAATTCAGTTTCGTAAAATTATTGTTGTTTTCAGTGTTATATTTACATTTAGTTTATTAAATTCTGTTATGATTCTTGTTATTACTCCAGCATATGGATCAGAATTAACAGGAACATACACATCTTTTTTTCATATAGGTTATGCAACAATTACATACGAAACATTATTTTTTGCCGCTACACTTTCATTAAAATATTTTACGTTATTACCATTTACACTTCTTTTTATTTATACAACTCATCCAAGTGAATTTGTCAGCAGCTTAAATAAATTTACCATTCCTTATAAAATTACATATGCAATAAATATTGCACTGCGTTATATACCAAACATTCAATCTGAATATATAATCATTAAACATGCACAGGAGGCAAGAGGCGTACCTTTTGAAAAGGGAGAAGCAAGTTTATGGATTCGTATGAAAAATCGTATTTTGATTTTTTGGCCACTTATTATTCATTCTTTAGAAAGAATTGATACGGTTTCAAATGCAATGGATTTAAGAGGGTTTGGAAAGAAAGACAAACGTACGTGGTACTATGCAAAGAATGCTCAAAAAGTAGATTACATCACTCTTTTTGTTGGTATTATCATTTTAATTATTGCAGTGTACTTAAAAGTAAATGTATTCAAGAGTTTCTGGTACCCATTTTAA
- a CDS encoding DUF3744 domain-containing protein — protein sequence MQPIISFEQFTFQYGHAAQPTLKEITFHIYPGEKVLIAGRSGSGKSTLAHCINGLIPFSYEGISTGNILIAGKDPGEGSIFEQSKHVGTILQDQDSQFIGLTVEEDVAFSLENECVNQNEMKKIVNDSLKKVNMQNFHAQSPHELSGGQKQTVSLAGLLTTNADILLFDEPLANLDPASSLNTIELIKDIHEKYNKTIVIIEHRIEEILNLDLDKIILIDEGEIVAMGSPDKILASNILPNIGLREPIYIEVLKKLNFVNNNNLLFPIENLCNEKVNSVMKNWMQKQVSFEDTHKNREVCQIENLSFSYNNKHTALEDINLSIREGEIVALLGHNGAGKSTLAHSLIGINKTKNGRITFAGENINTWSIRKRGEVISYVMQNPNHMITQRTVLEEVSFTLKLKKVSKEEISSRVEVVLKICGLYPFRNWPIQALSYGQKKRLTIASVLTTNPKLIILDEPTAGQDYYHYKQFMSFIRTLAEKGISFIFITHDMNLALEYANRAVVLHEGKIIANNTVSAVLGDQETLQRANLREISLIKLAKLSGIPSPEMFVKLYIEVNRREEYA from the coding sequence ATGCAACCAATTATATCTTTTGAACAATTTACCTTTCAATATGGGCATGCCGCACAGCCTACTTTAAAAGAAATTACATTTCATATATATCCAGGGGAAAAGGTACTAATAGCTGGAAGAAGCGGTTCAGGTAAGTCAACATTAGCTCATTGTATTAATGGGCTAATCCCATTTTCTTACGAAGGGATTAGTACTGGTAATATTTTAATAGCTGGAAAGGATCCGGGAGAGGGAAGTATTTTTGAACAGAGTAAACATGTAGGAACAATATTACAAGATCAAGATTCACAATTTATTGGTCTTACTGTCGAAGAAGATGTAGCATTTTCATTAGAAAACGAATGTGTAAATCAAAATGAAATGAAAAAAATTGTTAATGATTCTTTAAAAAAAGTAAACATGCAGAATTTTCATGCACAAAGTCCTCATGAATTATCAGGAGGTCAAAAACAGACAGTCTCTCTTGCAGGTCTGCTAACGACAAATGCAGATATATTATTATTTGATGAACCGTTAGCTAACTTAGATCCAGCAAGTAGTTTGAATACTATAGAACTCATTAAAGATATTCATGAGAAATATAATAAAACAATTGTAATTATTGAACATCGAATAGAAGAAATTTTAAACCTTGATTTAGACAAAATTATTTTAATCGATGAAGGAGAAATTGTTGCGATGGGTTCACCGGATAAAATATTAGCATCTAATATATTACCAAATATCGGGCTAAGAGAACCTATTTATATAGAAGTTCTAAAGAAATTAAATTTTGTCAATAACAATAACCTGTTGTTCCCAATTGAAAATCTTTGTAATGAAAAAGTTAATAGCGTAATGAAGAATTGGATGCAGAAACAAGTTTCATTTGAAGACACACATAAAAATAGAGAAGTATGTCAAATAGAAAATTTATCATTTTCATATAATAATAAACATACAGCATTAGAAGATATAAACCTTTCAATAAGAGAAGGTGAAATAGTAGCATTATTGGGTCATAATGGAGCAGGTAAATCGACATTAGCTCATAGTCTAATAGGAATAAATAAAACAAAAAATGGGAGAATTACATTCGCTGGAGAAAACATAAATACGTGGTCTATCCGTAAACGTGGCGAAGTTATTTCGTATGTTATGCAAAACCCAAATCATATGATTACACAACGTACTGTTTTAGAGGAGGTTTCATTCACATTAAAATTAAAAAAGGTTTCTAAAGAAGAAATTAGTAGTAGAGTGGAAGTTGTTTTGAAAATTTGTGGATTATACCCATTTCGTAATTGGCCAATTCAGGCATTAAGCTACGGGCAAAAAAAGAGACTAACTATTGCTTCTGTACTTACAACAAACCCAAAACTTATTATATTAGATGAGCCGACAGCTGGGCAAGATTACTACCATTACAAACAGTTTATGTCGTTTATAAGAACATTGGCTGAAAAGGGCATATCCTTTATTTTTATCACACACGATATGAATCTTGCTTTAGAATACGCAAATCGAGCGGTAGTTCTGCATGAAGGGAAAATCATTGCGAACAATACTGTATCTGCTGTATTAGGAGATCAAGAAACGTTACAAAGAGCCAATCTACGGGAGATTTCATTAATAAAACTTGCTAAATTAAGCGGAATTCCATCTCCAGAAATGTTTGTGAAACTTTATATAGAGGTTAATAGGAGGGAGGAGTATGCATAA